From the Bdellovibrio reynosensis genome, one window contains:
- a CDS encoding GumC domain-containing protein codes for MSDQHIEPELTVGEIIKLYLSHWRMFAFFTAGLFAISVLIYVLKVPFVASSTIVINDSQNSSMQAFSNQFFGLSKSVQESKKGSSLLSKHIEYLKTREFYETLLTRIQERGSSPLLTMEERKGYDVLRTTYFKNLEKPENKIALLQRLDSWTRIQLDSDFEIQIDAVTPIKAVSLFLSNTISELAAQTLKARELGEIAKVENFMAKQKADADEKLATFSKQLAELQNKDENLLPLSSKEKMGDYVTELLVRANEIKLKISENKKMIEYLERGRTGQRESALYGVGGKIEALKIENNLLLGKLGQVQGSIDRLKKEVKALPFAAQMVEDLKKKSELEFARYKELTTNLAKLEAQKISIDTRFEVLERARWENTLPQIGLLSLGLLSLLFSQVIGSLIIYFKYLWNPHVVTAQTSRNLVIFDNHSVDPRVIIENSKIKFSLKKPEGKKEGEPGEEQDKIAWNVLNVGQGTDISQ; via the coding sequence ATGAGTGATCAGCATATTGAACCTGAATTAACAGTGGGTGAAATCATTAAGCTATACCTATCCCACTGGCGCATGTTTGCCTTTTTTACTGCAGGCTTATTTGCGATCAGCGTTCTTATATACGTATTAAAAGTTCCCTTTGTTGCATCGTCGACTATTGTCATCAACGATTCACAGAACTCGTCTATGCAGGCGTTTTCTAACCAATTCTTTGGTCTTTCCAAATCCGTCCAAGAATCTAAAAAGGGTAGCAGCCTTCTTTCAAAACACATTGAGTATTTGAAAACACGGGAGTTTTACGAAACTTTATTAACGCGTATTCAAGAACGTGGCAGCAGTCCACTTTTAACGATGGAAGAACGTAAGGGCTACGATGTTCTTCGCACCACCTACTTTAAAAACTTAGAAAAGCCTGAAAACAAAATCGCGTTATTGCAGCGCCTGGATTCATGGACTCGCATCCAACTGGATTCTGACTTCGAAATTCAAATCGATGCAGTAACTCCGATTAAGGCCGTATCTTTATTCCTATCTAATACGATTTCTGAATTGGCAGCTCAGACCTTAAAAGCCCGCGAGTTGGGCGAGATCGCAAAAGTTGAAAACTTCATGGCGAAGCAAAAAGCTGATGCGGATGAAAAGCTTGCGACTTTCAGTAAACAACTTGCTGAGCTACAAAACAAAGATGAAAACTTATTGCCGCTTTCTTCAAAAGAAAAAATGGGCGACTACGTAACGGAACTTTTAGTTCGCGCCAACGAAATCAAACTTAAGATCTCTGAAAATAAAAAAATGATCGAGTATCTTGAACGTGGTCGTACTGGGCAAAGAGAAAGTGCGCTTTATGGTGTCGGCGGAAAAATCGAAGCGCTTAAAATCGAAAACAATCTTTTGCTGGGAAAATTGGGTCAGGTTCAAGGTTCTATTGATCGTTTGAAAAAAGAAGTGAAGGCTTTGCCGTTTGCCGCACAAATGGTGGAAGACCTTAAAAAGAAATCCGAACTTGAATTCGCTCGTTATAAAGAGCTGACTACGAACCTAGCTAAACTTGAAGCACAAAAGATCTCTATCGATACTCGTTTTGAAGTTTTAGAAAGAGCCCGCTGGGAAAATACGTTGCCGCAAATTGGTTTGCTTAGCCTAGGACTTCTGTCGTTGCTGTTTAGCCAGGTGATTGGTTCTTTGATCATCTATTTTAAATACCTTTGGAATCCGCATGTGGTTACGGCACAAACATCGCGCAACTTGGTTATCTTTGATAATCATTCTGTCGATCCGCGAGTTATCATTGAAAACTCTAAAATCAAATTCAGCTTAAAAAAACCTGAAGGTAAAAAAGAGGGTGAGCCTGGCGAAGAACAAGATAAAATCGCCTGGAATGTGCTGAATGTAGGTCAGGGTACAGATATCTCGCAATAG
- a CDS encoding O-antigen ligase family protein, translating into MVRANDGRILFLIKALVALLFISKISLGSILPIPRSFSYFIFQQGLHPFMNVLLCFLFGMPLVFLWLRVRGRHHLSGFYKLFILVMMSTLFVQTFLQTQYVNSGESMIMQLGALFSSLFMIGIYGLIIPSLWDAEDFLKFVQRWSGILVLISLILFVVAGGQVFKGGRFVGIFKHIPHMVTCATVAFVFSLGTFLQAQEAKHKIWNLVILFASFLAIILTGTRSSAAAAVMAFVVTMILHKTQTNQGRIFKFAFISFAITFTTFFGAQAYDFARGVATGQSALGGREAQDGIASRWEEVERGSQIFLQEPWLGHGLLSKFAAGNDVDVSNYNAMKDPHNIFISAGVVGGWPLLVISVIGVIFMLIGALKAVKSHDISKRQIAVYLLAHLPILLIYHIHLSIGGMADRLYWLVIGFVAASTTRTGKS; encoded by the coding sequence ATGGTTAGGGCTAACGACGGACGCATTTTATTTCTAATAAAAGCTCTGGTAGCCCTGCTATTTATTTCTAAAATTTCTTTAGGCAGTATTCTGCCAATTCCTCGCAGCTTTTCTTATTTTATTTTTCAGCAGGGTCTTCATCCGTTCATGAATGTGCTGCTGTGCTTTTTGTTCGGTATGCCGCTGGTTTTTTTGTGGCTTCGAGTTCGAGGGCGGCATCACTTAAGTGGTTTTTATAAGCTCTTTATATTAGTGATGATGTCGACTTTGTTCGTACAAACATTTTTGCAGACTCAGTACGTGAATTCTGGCGAATCCATGATCATGCAGTTGGGGGCTTTGTTTTCGTCGCTGTTCATGATTGGTATTTATGGACTGATCATTCCAAGTCTTTGGGACGCTGAGGACTTCCTAAAGTTTGTACAGCGCTGGTCAGGAATTTTAGTTCTGATTTCATTGATTTTGTTTGTCGTGGCAGGCGGCCAAGTTTTTAAAGGCGGTCGCTTCGTAGGTATCTTTAAGCATATTCCACATATGGTGACTTGTGCGACGGTGGCTTTTGTTTTTTCTCTTGGTACTTTTTTGCAGGCACAGGAAGCGAAACATAAGATTTGGAACTTGGTGATATTGTTTGCTAGCTTCCTTGCCATAATTTTAACGGGAACTCGTTCATCAGCCGCAGCCGCTGTCATGGCCTTTGTGGTGACAATGATTCTGCATAAGACCCAAACAAATCAGGGGCGCATATTCAAGTTTGCTTTTATCTCTTTTGCGATCACTTTTACCACGTTCTTTGGCGCGCAAGCTTATGACTTCGCAAGAGGAGTAGCGACAGGGCAATCCGCCTTAGGCGGCCGTGAAGCACAGGATGGTATCGCTTCCCGATGGGAGGAAGTCGAACGCGGAAGCCAAATCTTTTTGCAGGAACCTTGGTTAGGTCATGGCCTGTTATCAAAGTTTGCTGCCGGTAACGATGTGGATGTTTCAAATTACAATGCAATGAAAGATCCCCATAATATCTTTATTTCCGCAGGTGTTGTTGGCGGCTGGCCATTGTTAGTGATCAGCGTGATTGGTGTGATCTTTATGTTGATTGGCGCTTTGAAGGCCGTGAAGTCCCACGACATTTCTAAACGCCAAATAGCAGTTTATCTTTTAGCGCATTTACCAATTCTTTTGATCTATCACATCCATCTTTCCATTGGTGGTATGGCGGATCGTCTTTATTGGTTGGTTATCGGCTTTGTAGCGGCATCAACAACTCGAACTGGGAAGTCATGA
- a CDS encoding polysaccharide deacetylase family protein: MKTQILNSLVILVAGSLVACGNQVSQSVNKAIVDNQNAKTSLEWDQSEANPEILFPQWQEQFMRDSSKREELKKDVCTALDEIETRELTLFENEIRKEQNRALLADCKTDLLAKIEAYYDVERSGLVAATNAIMPKASTNNFKFADNVQKRDTTNGYRAKTGDIGRKEVILTFDDGPSNLYTESILQALKEVNAKAIFFHQGKNVRMNPAIVRKVAADGHSVGSHSVSHSCLGPSAACKRFNGRNLSYDEAVAEIRGGHQAIYDTLGWVDPFFRFPFDEKSPELRYFLKTQSTGEFMWNVDSEDWKATSLQTVLDNTLRQIEALGTGLVLFHDVQRKTAEIMPQFLRELYIRGYSVVLLQPADLNVRYNSKLVRKPTP, from the coding sequence ATGAAAACGCAGATTTTAAACAGCTTAGTCATTCTTGTCGCGGGTTCACTGGTAGCCTGTGGAAATCAGGTCAGTCAAAGTGTCAATAAAGCTATCGTCGATAATCAAAATGCAAAGACCAGTCTTGAGTGGGATCAATCTGAGGCAAATCCAGAAATTCTGTTCCCGCAATGGCAAGAGCAGTTTATGCGCGACTCTTCTAAGCGCGAAGAACTTAAAAAAGATGTATGTACAGCTTTGGATGAGATTGAAACTCGGGAGCTGACTCTTTTCGAAAATGAAATTCGCAAAGAACAAAACCGCGCTCTTCTTGCTGATTGCAAAACGGATCTTCTTGCTAAGATTGAAGCGTACTACGATGTAGAACGCAGTGGATTGGTGGCCGCGACGAATGCTATAATGCCAAAAGCTTCGACTAACAATTTTAAATTCGCTGATAACGTGCAAAAGCGCGATACTACAAATGGCTATAGAGCGAAGACAGGTGATATCGGCCGTAAAGAAGTCATTCTGACTTTTGATGATGGGCCAAGCAACCTTTATACAGAATCCATTTTACAAGCCCTTAAAGAAGTTAATGCGAAAGCGATCTTCTTTCACCAAGGTAAAAACGTACGCATGAATCCTGCGATTGTTAGAAAAGTAGCGGCTGATGGTCACTCTGTTGGTAGCCATTCTGTTTCGCATTCTTGCTTGGGACCAAGTGCAGCTTGTAAGCGCTTTAACGGTCGTAATTTGAGTTATGATGAAGCCGTCGCAGAAATCCGCGGCGGTCATCAGGCCATTTATGACACCCTTGGATGGGTTGATCCTTTCTTTCGTTTTCCATTCGACGAGAAAAGCCCAGAACTTAGATATTTCTTAAAAACTCAATCTACGGGCGAGTTTATGTGGAATGTTGATAGTGAGGACTGGAAAGCCACGTCACTGCAAACTGTACTGGATAATACTTTAAGACAGATTGAAGCTTTGGGAACAGGCCTAGTGCTTTTCCACGACGTGCAAAGAAAAACGGCAGAGATTATGCCGCAATTCCTTCGCGAGCTTTACATTCGTGGTTACAGTGTTGTATTACTTCAACCCGCTGACCTTAATGTCAGATACAACAGCAAACTGGTAAGAAAGCCGACTCCGTAG
- a CDS encoding SLBB domain-containing protein produces MVLNKAVRFLMSVVLIITTTQTAFAQESGLLLSDIKPPQQAAEYIFRSSQKESLIAVQLLGAVNKPGIYYVPANTDLLKLITLAGGTTNGGDLSEVLVRKLEPKSWSEIKSKAVSEYQGAFEVDAEKLIKFGGARSLKLQQDDFIYVPPKTPWVSNEAARGITIVSVVLGIALTAILIDKNTDNK; encoded by the coding sequence CGTTTTTTAATGTCTGTTGTATTGATCATTACAACGACCCAGACAGCTTTTGCGCAAGAGTCTGGACTTTTGTTGAGCGACATTAAACCACCTCAGCAAGCTGCTGAATACATCTTTAGATCCTCACAAAAAGAATCGCTGATTGCGGTCCAACTTTTGGGCGCTGTTAATAAACCTGGGATCTACTATGTTCCTGCGAACACAGATTTGCTAAAGTTAATTACCTTAGCGGGCGGGACAACCAATGGGGGAGACCTTTCCGAGGTTTTGGTGCGTAAACTAGAACCAAAAAGTTGGAGCGAAATTAAGTCCAAAGCGGTGAGCGAATATCAAGGGGCTTTTGAAGTGGATGCTGAAAAACTGATCAAATTTGGCGGCGCCCGCAGTTTAAAACTGCAACAGGATGATTTTATCTATGTCCCACCCAAAACTCCGTGGGTTAGTAACGAGGCGGCTCGCGGTATTACTATTGTTTCTGTCGTTTTGGGTATTGCTTTAACAGCCATCCTTATCGATAAAAATACGGACAATAAGTAA
- a CDS encoding MFS transporter gives MKGVGYGFAELGINCIEIFVRIHLLVFYTDYVGLDSSLAGLALGLAIFWDAILDPIVGYFSDWFRAKKAERFSFLPFGFLFLAFCIWAILNPPELKTPAAQFVYLLVFALLLNSAYTTLSVPYSALVGDLSHDSKERSHLIGWRLAFGNLGAIFGIAIPSYFLIRKQINPYGSTAWVIMALLALGTFISWQTAKKYNRPPTDKTSARRFSLVAPLKNKVFLPLVAAYFIANMGLTFNSSLALYFYRLRLKFDEEQIQTVLLTFLVVFTVSIPFWIYAARFISKIHALMIGAGMMGLSAALIYPFLPPRELTWTVLFASVLGGALVGSVVLLESLLTDIVKEEEQRTGKDELGLYFGVWKMIGKISRGLALAVTGQILTWSRVDDLLTANLRLNLAFGPLVGCFFIVSVLILKKLSNARTTLK, from the coding sequence ATGAAGGGTGTTGGATACGGTTTTGCAGAACTCGGCATTAACTGTATAGAGATCTTCGTTAGGATTCATCTTTTAGTTTTTTATACGGATTATGTGGGTCTGGATTCATCTTTGGCAGGCTTAGCCTTGGGCTTGGCTATTTTTTGGGATGCTATTTTAGATCCCATCGTCGGCTATTTTTCAGACTGGTTCAGGGCAAAAAAAGCAGAGAGGTTTTCGTTCCTTCCATTTGGTTTTTTGTTTTTGGCATTTTGCATATGGGCCATCTTAAATCCTCCGGAATTAAAAACACCCGCAGCTCAATTCGTTTATCTATTAGTGTTTGCTTTGTTATTGAATTCTGCCTACACAACCTTAAGTGTTCCTTATTCCGCTTTGGTTGGTGATCTTTCCCATGATTCTAAAGAACGCTCGCACTTAATTGGATGGCGTTTGGCTTTTGGCAATTTGGGGGCCATCTTTGGAATCGCTATTCCCAGTTATTTTCTGATTCGCAAACAAATCAATCCCTATGGCTCAACAGCTTGGGTGATAATGGCGTTGTTGGCCTTGGGAACCTTTATTTCTTGGCAGACAGCGAAGAAATACAATCGGCCACCGACGGATAAAACTTCTGCGCGCAGGTTTTCCTTGGTTGCTCCGCTAAAGAACAAAGTATTTCTGCCGCTAGTCGCCGCTTACTTCATCGCTAACATGGGGCTTACTTTCAATTCTTCACTGGCACTTTATTTTTATCGGTTGCGGTTAAAGTTTGATGAAGAACAAATTCAAACGGTGTTGCTTACTTTTCTGGTGGTGTTCACCGTTTCAATTCCTTTTTGGATCTACGCTGCTCGCTTTATTTCAAAGATTCATGCGTTGATGATCGGGGCGGGGATGATGGGACTTTCTGCCGCTTTAATTTACCCGTTCTTACCTCCGCGGGAACTGACGTGGACGGTGTTATTCGCTTCGGTATTAGGTGGTGCGCTCGTGGGCTCTGTCGTGCTATTGGAGTCCTTGCTGACTGATATCGTGAAAGAAGAAGAGCAGCGTACTGGTAAGGATGAATTGGGTCTTTATTTTGGCGTATGGAAGATGATCGGCAAGATCTCTAGAGGTCTTGCCTTGGCTGTTACAGGGCAAATTTTAACGTGGTCCCGTGTTGATGATCTGTTGACTGCTAATTTACGTCTGAACTTAGCTTTTGGTCCCTTAGTTGGCTGCTTTTTTATTGTTTCGGTTTTGATCCTCAAGAAGCTGTCAAATGCCCGCACAACTCTGAAGTAA
- a CDS encoding HlyD family secretion protein has protein sequence MKTLKSLIHSFFFDVVGADNKFLFFFWSGAVIAVLSLGLYLGTEPVSILGVAESREYQVNFSNPVEIKRVHVQQNQVVKKGDLLIELSQADLDMQLRVLKSRMDRLLAEYKLRQEISLLTKDVTRLPAGSDPLQVDIIDTKREIEVIERRMRNLFVFAEVEGSVGTVNFKDGEKAPSFATLLTLVPLNPSYVNGYVNENLQSMVEVGQTVNVYSSSGLTVQGKVTSVGARIVPIPERLLRIQTLPAWGREVVVKIPDENKFLLGEKVTVRKSWGISLFSTAQAEADTGIEIQHKPVQDITFPPSVREEFIPEISGVAYLPEIHQFALVSDDYPGDVPHLLLMNSRGEVTEQMLPILNLDKMEDIESISQQGSDIYLLSSLSGTKKNKLKKTRQLFVKVQRSGLTFTAERKIDLRLALLEASKKSKDVVLNKLYAAAQGTQESDLEVEGHAVKGNELFLLLKRPQFSNNEGVILKIKNLEDLLETGKIANGDLSVAVQFTASAGTDHSGAYHSDMIFAEDTIFISSSCREEKCSAIWRLKPGETKAELVEEFKTKGLEGLTIYPPTGELFGVFDQKKGSKFISLAMPDSLRVE, from the coding sequence ATGAAAACCCTCAAAAGCTTGATTCATTCTTTCTTTTTTGACGTCGTTGGTGCTGACAACAAGTTTTTATTTTTCTTTTGGAGTGGCGCCGTTATTGCGGTCCTAAGCCTGGGCTTATATTTAGGCACAGAACCGGTCAGTATACTGGGGGTAGCCGAATCCCGGGAATATCAGGTGAACTTTAGCAATCCTGTGGAAATTAAAAGAGTTCACGTCCAACAAAACCAAGTTGTTAAAAAAGGCGATTTGCTAATTGAGCTCAGTCAGGCGGACCTTGATATGCAACTGCGGGTTTTAAAATCCCGCATGGACCGTTTATTAGCAGAATATAAACTGCGCCAAGAAATTTCCTTACTGACAAAAGATGTGACCCGTTTGCCGGCGGGTTCGGACCCCTTGCAAGTCGACATCATCGATACGAAACGAGAAATTGAAGTTATTGAGCGGCGCATGCGCAATCTTTTTGTTTTTGCTGAGGTTGAAGGATCCGTCGGTACTGTGAATTTTAAAGATGGCGAAAAGGCCCCTTCCTTTGCCACGCTGTTGACCTTAGTTCCATTGAATCCAAGCTATGTGAACGGTTATGTGAATGAAAACCTGCAATCTATGGTAGAAGTTGGGCAAACGGTTAATGTGTATTCAAGTTCGGGCCTGACAGTTCAAGGCAAGGTCACTAGCGTAGGTGCTCGCATCGTTCCCATCCCAGAGCGGTTGTTGCGTATTCAGACTTTGCCTGCTTGGGGTCGTGAAGTCGTCGTTAAGATTCCAGATGAAAATAAGTTTCTTTTAGGTGAAAAAGTCACTGTTCGTAAATCTTGGGGAATTTCTTTATTTAGTACCGCCCAAGCTGAAGCTGATACCGGGATCGAGATTCAGCATAAACCAGTTCAAGATATTACTTTTCCGCCAAGTGTTCGTGAAGAATTCATTCCAGAAATTTCGGGGGTTGCTTATCTGCCAGAAATTCATCAGTTTGCACTGGTATCTGATGATTACCCGGGGGATGTGCCACATCTGTTGTTAATGAACTCCCGCGGGGAAGTGACGGAACAAATGTTGCCAATCTTGAACTTGGATAAAATGGAGGACATTGAATCTATTTCTCAACAAGGTTCTGATATTTACCTTCTTTCAAGTCTTTCAGGGACTAAGAAAAATAAACTGAAGAAAACCAGACAACTTTTTGTGAAGGTTCAACGAAGTGGTTTGACGTTCACAGCCGAAAGAAAAATCGATCTGCGCTTGGCCCTTTTGGAAGCGTCGAAGAAATCAAAAGATGTTGTTCTAAATAAACTTTACGCCGCTGCCCAAGGGACCCAAGAAAGCGATCTAGAGGTAGAAGGCCATGCGGTAAAAGGCAATGAGCTGTTCTTGTTGTTGAAACGCCCCCAATTTTCGAATAACGAAGGTGTGATTCTAAAGATCAAAAATCTTGAAGACCTTTTAGAGACGGGAAAGATTGCTAACGGCGATCTTTCTGTGGCGGTTCAGTTTACCGCATCGGCGGGAACTGATCATAGCGGTGCGTACCACTCTGACATGATCTTTGCTGAAGATACCATTTTTATTTCAAGTTCTTGCCGCGAAGAAAAGTGCAGTGCCATCTGGAGGTTAAAGCCGGGTGAAACAAAAGCAGAACTGGTTGAAGAATTTAAAACCAAAGGTCTTGAAGGTCTGACGATTTATCCGCCGACGGGGGAGCTTTTTGGTGTGTTTGATCAAAAAAAGGGAAGCAAATTTATTTCCCTAGCGATGCCGGATTCTTTGAGGGTGGAATGA
- a CDS encoding YkgJ family cysteine cluster protein has protein sequence MKRPDIDRPSTWKPYKNNMCNGCFGGCCTMPVEIRLSDLIRLGVTDEDEAAGSIKKLAKRLIKEGILTSYRAGTEFFMLSQKANRDCYYLDSKTRLCTVYEKRPDTCRQFPSIGPRPGFCPGTSASSVLK, from the coding sequence ATGAAACGCCCTGATATTGATCGTCCTTCGACTTGGAAACCCTATAAAAACAATATGTGCAATGGCTGCTTTGGCGGCTGTTGCACGATGCCGGTAGAAATCAGACTTTCTGATCTGATTCGTCTTGGTGTTACAGACGAAGACGAAGCTGCTGGTTCCATCAAAAAGTTAGCAAAACGACTGATCAAGGAAGGCATCTTAACTTCCTATCGCGCGGGCACTGAATTTTTCATGCTTTCCCAAAAAGCCAACCGCGATTGTTATTATCTCGACTCGAAAACACGTCTTTGCACGGTCTATGAAAAGCGCCCGGATACTTGTCGTCAATTCCCTTCTATAGGACCTCGCCCGGGATTCTGTCCTGGGACCTCTGCTTCTTCCGTCTTAAAATGA
- a CDS encoding DUF4956 domain-containing protein, which yields MLDFSVLNSSFANPTWISVIYAFLLSFILGTVLAMLYVKTFRGLSYSINFLHGLVLLPIVIAIAMQAIGDNVARGIGMIGALSLLRFRTNVKDPRDMFFIFASLAVGLASGVNAYGVAILGTACFVLALLVLNGSSFASGPQFDGLLRFNLERSPDHQRAIESVLENKCRHFALATIREMGQGERLDFSYQVRLKPQANSAQLIEELGKVHTVRGLNFMNQESVIEV from the coding sequence ATGTTGGACTTTTCTGTTCTAAATTCATCGTTTGCCAATCCAACGTGGATCTCTGTGATTTACGCGTTTTTACTAAGTTTCATCTTAGGAACGGTATTGGCGATGCTTTACGTGAAGACGTTTCGGGGATTGTCTTATTCAATCAATTTTCTTCATGGCTTAGTTTTACTTCCCATTGTGATTGCCATCGCGATGCAGGCCATTGGCGACAATGTGGCGCGCGGCATAGGTATGATTGGTGCGCTTTCGCTTCTTCGATTTAGAACCAACGTAAAAGATCCAAGGGACATGTTCTTTATCTTTGCTTCCTTAGCGGTGGGCCTTGCTAGCGGAGTGAACGCTTATGGTGTGGCTATTTTGGGAACAGCTTGTTTTGTTTTGGCTTTGCTTGTTCTAAACGGCTCTTCATTCGCATCGGGGCCTCAATTTGATGGACTTTTGCGCTTTAATCTAGAGCGGTCTCCGGATCATCAACGCGCGATTGAATCTGTTTTAGAAAACAAATGCCGCCACTTTGCCTTAGCGACTATTCGTGAAATGGGACAGGGGGAGCGTTTGGATTTTTCGTACCAAGTCCGTTTGAAACCCCAGGCTAATTCCGCGCAGTTGATCGAAGAGCTTGGAAAAGTGCACACAGTTCGCGGTTTGAATTTCATGAACCAAGAATCAGTGATTGAGGTGTAA